TCGATTCCGATGACGTTGGTGAGCATGGCGTCGATAAGCGCCTTGCGGTACTCGCCGAACCTGGAGATGATTCGGCGCTCGACCTGAAACGCCACCGATCCCACGTTGGTTAAGGCCCCGGACTCGATTGCCCGGAGGATTCGATCCCGGCCGAGGGTTTCCAGCGGGCTTTCGGAGGTCGCTGCGGAATACTCGATGAGCTGGCGGAAGCCGCGCAGGCCCTTGGCTCGGGGCAGTGACCCGGCGCGTTGGAGCAGGTCGGCGGCGGTGAGGTCCAGGGAGTTTCGGGCGGACTCAATCGCGACGAGTGCATCGGTGCGGCCGTGGTAGCGGTAGGTGTCGAACAGCGCGCGGATCCCGTCGACCGTGTCGATCCCGTTGATTTGGACGATTGTCTTAGGGTGCAGGACGCCACTGCGGTAGACCCACTTTTGGCGGGGGCTCGGTTTCTCGAATGCCCGGGCGCGTCCACGAAGCGCGACGTCTACCCTGGATACCCACTGAAATGTGTTGATCCCGTGCAGGCGCAGCGCTGCCGGGCCCGTGATGACTGACGTGCGGCAGCGTTGTGCCACCGACGTGGTTAGTGCCATTTCCTCCCCCGAGTTCATGGCCCTGATTGTGCCCCGGGCTGTTGATTTTCCGGTTTTGCGGGGTCGGGCTGTGGATAACTCGGGATTGTGGATAACTTTGGGGCGCGCTGAGGTCTAGCAGCTATACCTCAGCGGGCGAGGCGCCACAGGTGAACTGGATTTCCCGGCCTAGAGCTATACCTCAAACCCGTCACGTCACCGCCGGAGCCACCACTACACTGTCGGCATGCCGTTTATCGCCGCGATCGATCAGGGGACCACGACGACCCGTTTTATCTTGACCACCGTAGAAGGCAAGGTTGTCGCCCACGCTCAATACGAGCACAAGCAGATCATGCCGCGCCAGGGCTGGGTCGAGCACGATCCGATGGAAATCTGGCGGAACGCGCGCCGGGCCGCAGGTGAGGCGATGGCCAGCCATGACATCACAGAGGAAGACATCGCGGCGCTCGGGGTGACCAATCAGCGTGAAACGGCGGTGGTGTGGGAGAAATCCACTGGTAAGCCGATTTACAACGCGATCGTGTGGCAGGACACCCGTACCCACCACGAGGGCGACCCCGCACGCTACAAGAAAGTCACTGGCCTGTTGCACAACTCGTACCCGGCTGCGCCGAAATGGGCCTGGATCCTGGACAATGTTCCCGGGGCCAGGCAGCGGGCAGAAAACGGCGAGTTGCTGGCCGGCACGATTGATTCGTGGCTGATTTGGAACCTCACTGGTGGCGCCCGCGGTGATGAAGGGCACGAGGCGGTTCACGTCACCGATGTGACGAATGCCAGCCGGACGCTGCTGATGAACCTTGAGACGCTACCTGGGACGACACGCTGTGCGAGGAGCTCGGGGTGCCGCGGGCGATGCTGCCCGAGATCCGCCCGTCGGTGGGCGAGTTCGGTGTCGTGCGCCGCCGCGGCCAGCTCTCAGGCGTGCCCATCACGGGGGTGCTGGGTGACCAGCAGGCCGCACTGTTTGGTCAGGGGTGCCTCGACCACGGGGACGCCAAGATGACCTACGGAACTGGCCTGTTCATGTTGCTCAACACGGGCGCGACCCCGCAGCACAGCGAGAACGGGATGCTCACGACGGTGGCGTACCAGCGCGCCGGGGGGGATCCCGTCTACGCGTTGGAGGGCTCGGTCGCGGTGGGTGGTTCCCTTATCCAGTGGCTGCGCGACCAGCTTGGGGTGCTGCGCACGGCCGCGGAAAGCGAGAAGCTCGCCTCCGAGGTCGACGACAGTGCAGGCGTCGTCATCGTGCCCGCGTTCTCGGGCTTGTTCGCGCCGCGGTGGCGTGCGGATGCGCGGGGGGTGATTACGGGCCTGACGCGTTTCGCGGATCGTCGTCACGTGGCGCGCGCCGCGCTGGAGGCGACATGTTTTCAAACGTGCGAGGTCGTGCGCGCGATGGAGCAAGACTCCGGAACGACCATCGCCGAGCTGCGTGTCGACGGCGGAATGACCGACAATAAGCTCCTTATGCAGATGCAGGCAGATCTGCTCAACTCCCGTGTCTCCCGCCCGGACAACATCGAGACCACCGTGATGGGCGCGGCGTCGGCGGCCGGCATCGGGGCGGGGCTGCTCACTGCGCCGCTTACGCTGGGCGATACTACGACCTGGCACAGCACAATGGCCGGCCCCGATCGGGACCGGCTCATTGCGGCGTGGGAGGACGCGGTTCAGCGCTCCTACGGTTTGGGCTAGGCGTTAGCGCAGGGAGCTGACGTCGATGTTGACTTCCCTGGTGGTCGGGTTGAAGGAGATCGAGCCGCCTTCGAAGTCGACCTTCACTTCGTCCTCAACCGGGTTGTACTGCTGGGACGTCGGCAAGCCGAGCAGGCCGGCGTCGAGGCCCTGCTGCAGCCAGGCGTCGGCGAGTTCGCCAACCAGGGTGTAGATGTCGCCCTGGTTGTTCTGCACGGCGATGCCGTTGGAGTAGAAGGCGAAATTGTTGCCGCCAATACCGGTGGCAGCTCCCTGCAGGGTGCCGAGGATCGGCTCGAACTGTTTCCACGTGTCGGCCGCCTGATCGCCGCCGACGAACTGCAGGATCTTGCCAATCTGCGGGGTCAGGGCGGACAGCGTCAGACCCGGAACGAGCTCAACATCCGCGACCTTCTCCACGCCGTCGGACAGCGTCCCAGACTGGAGCATGTAAAGGATGACAACGCCGGCAACCGTGCCCGCCGCCGTGGCGATTGCGGTGGGGTCGCCCTCGGCGAGCTTGGACAGGGAGATGTTGGACAACGCACCGTTGACCCGGTTGGTTACCGTCGTGGTGACGTTGTTCGCGCCGGTCGTGGTCTCACTCTTGGCGCTCGGTGAGGAAGGAGCGACAACCTGGCCCGAGGTGATCTGCGTTGCCTTGGCGGCGGCCGCGGTGCGGATCGCGCCCATCTGAGCGTAGAGGTACTGCCCCGGGCACGCGTTGTAGTGGAAGTCGCGGTGCGCGTTAATCGTGGGGAAGGTCGCGGTCTGGCCGGCGGCGTACTTGCTTCCCGTGAAGTTTCCGGAGGCTGTGAGCTGGGTCGAACCCAGCGGGTTGATCTTCGACTGCGCGGACTTCCAGCCGATGATGTCGCCCATCGCCTTCACGCCTGCCGCGCTAGGCTGTGCGGTCTCGTAGTTGCCCAGCATGGAAATTCCCCAGGTGTTGCTGTTGAAGGAACCGACGTGGGCGCCCATGGGCCCGCGGTCGAGACCGCCGGCGCGGCCTTCGTAGATGTTGCCGTACTTATCCACCAGGGCGTTGTAGCCGATGTCACCCCAGCCCTGGCCCTGGTGGTAGGCCTGGATGCTGCGCACGATACCGGGTGCTTGCGCCGCCGTGTAGTTGTTAGAACCGGCGGTGTGGTGGACGGTGATCGCCTTGGTCGGCTCGGTGTAGTACGGGTTCTGGCGTGACCCCTGGGCACCCCACGCGGCGCGGGAAACGACCTTGGGCATGCCGGCGGCATAGGACTCGGCCACCGGTGCGATGTCGCCACCGACGGTGCCTTCGCCACCGTCGACGAAGACTGCCTCGATCTCGTTGGCGGTGGTCGCCGCCTCGGACTCGGTGCGGCCGTCCTCAAGCAAATCGACGTTCGCGGTGGAGACCTGAATGCGGGTGGTCGGCTCGACGTAGATGGGGTCGGTGCCGTGCTTGGTGCCAGACGTGGTGTCGCCGGCGGCGTTGGCGGCCGTATCCATCTGGTACCACTCGGACCAGGTGCCGTCGGCGCGCTGGGCGCGGACGTAGGCGACAATGTCGCGCTCATCTTCCCAGGTCAGGCCGACAACGGAGAAGGGCTTTTCGCGAGTGAATTCCTTGACCACGCGGTGCTCGACCTGCTCACCGCCCTGCGTCATGACAGCCGCGTCGTCGACGGCGACGTTGTCACCGGCAGCGAGGGATTCGCTGGCGAGGTTGACAGAAACGCCGCCGCCAGGTCCGAGGGATTGGACGTTGACAATGTTGCTGCCGCCAAACGCGGCCGCGGCGACGAGCGCCAGTGTTGTCAGGGTCGTCAGGGCGGCCAGGACCGGGTTCTTCCCCGGCGCGGGCCGGGTGAGACGTCGACGTTGTTGCACGGTAAGGCTCCTGTTACGTATGGGGATAAAGTTAATCAAAGTGCATTCTAGGGGAGAAAGAACTCTAAAGGAAGTATTGAGACTTTTGGGTGTGTCGGGCCGTGAGGCGTAGATACGCGAATGTGCGAAAATGGGCGCCATGACTTACGACCTCATCGTTGTTGGATCCGGGTTCTTCGGCCTCACCGTCGCGGAACAAGCCGCGAGCGAGCTGGGCAAGCGCGTGCTCGTCATCGAAAAACGCGGCCACATCGGCGGTAATGCTTACTCGGAAAAGGACCCGGACACCGGCATCGAGGTGCACACCTACGGCGCGCACCTGTTCCACACCTCCAACAAGCGCGTGTGGGACTACGTCAACCGCTTTACGGATTTCACCGACTACCAGCACCGCGTCTTCGCCATGCACGACGGCACGGCCTACCAGTTCCCGATGGGCCTGGGCCTGATCAACCAGTTCTTCGGCAAGTACTACTCGCCGGACGAGGCGCGCGCGCTGATTGAGCAGCAGCGCGAGGGCAAGGACCCCGAAGCCGCTACGAACTTGGAGGAACGCGGCATCGCACTGATCGGAAAGCCGCTCTACGACGCCTTTGTCAAGCACTACACCGCCAAGCAGTGGCAGACCGACCCCACCGAGCTGCCGCCCGAGATCATCTCGCGGCTGCCCGTGCGCTACACGTTCAACAACCGCTACTTCAACGACACCTATGAGGGCCTGCCCGTTGACGGCTACGCGGCCTGGTTGGAAAAGATGGCCGACCACGAGCTGATCGACGTGCAACTGGGCACCGACTACTTTGACATGCGCGACGAATACGAGGGCATCCCCACCGTTTACACCGGCCCGCTGGACCGCTACTTCGACTATGCGGAGGGCAGGCTGGGCTGGCGCACCCTCGATTTCGAGCGCGAGGTGCTTGCCACCGGCGACTTCCAGGGCACCCCGGTGATGAACTACAACGACGCGGACGTGCCGTACACCCGCATCCACGAGTTCCGCCACTTCCACCCCGAGCGCAGCGAGTACCCGGCCGACAAGACCGTCATTGTCAAGGAGTACTCCCGCTTCGCCGGCGAGGACGACGAGGTCTACTACCCGATCAACACCCCTGAGGACCGCGAGAAGCTGCTCGCGTATCGACGCCTCGCCGCCGCCGAGTCCCAGGACAAGGGCGTGCTCTTCGGCGGGCGCCTGGGTACCTACCAATACCTGGACATGCACATGGCCATCGGTGCGGCGCTGTCACTCTTTGACAACCACCTGCGCCCGCACTACGAGGACGGCGAGCTTTTGTCGCAGCCCCGCGGCCACTAGGGGGTGGAATCGGTGAAACCCGACTATCCAGTTGGGTATCCGTCTGCATGGGGAGCCTATAGGACTTATGTAGATTCCTTTCCCGGCAAGCCGTGGAAAAA
Above is a window of Corynebacterium sanguinis DNA encoding:
- a CDS encoding N-acetylmuramoyl-L-alanine amidase; translated protein: MQQRRRLTRPAPGKNPVLAALTTLTTLALVAAAAFGGSNIVNVQSLGPGGGVSVNLASESLAAGDNVAVDDAAVMTQGGEQVEHRVVKEFTREKPFSVVGLTWEDERDIVAYVRAQRADGTWSEWYQMDTAANAAGDTTSGTKHGTDPIYVEPTTRIQVSTANVDLLEDGRTESEAATTANEIEAVFVDGGEGTVGGDIAPVAESYAAGMPKVVSRAAWGAQGSRQNPYYTEPTKAITVHHTAGSNNYTAAQAPGIVRSIQAYHQGQGWGDIGYNALVDKYGNIYEGRAGGLDRGPMGAHVGSFNSNTWGISMLGNYETAQPSAAGVKAMGDIIGWKSAQSKINPLGSTQLTASGNFTGSKYAAGQTATFPTINAHRDFHYNACPGQYLYAQMGAIRTAAAAKATQITSGQVVAPSSPSAKSETTTGANNVTTTVTNRVNGALSNISLSKLAEGDPTAIATAAGTVAGVVILYMLQSGTLSDGVEKVADVELVPGLTLSALTPQIGKILQFVGGDQAADTWKQFEPILGTLQGAATGIGGNNFAFYSNGIAVQNNQGDIYTLVGELADAWLQQGLDAGLLGLPTSQQYNPVEDEVKVDFEGGSISFNPTTREVNIDVSSLR
- the glf gene encoding UDP-galactopyranose mutase, translating into MTYDLIVVGSGFFGLTVAEQAASELGKRVLVIEKRGHIGGNAYSEKDPDTGIEVHTYGAHLFHTSNKRVWDYVNRFTDFTDYQHRVFAMHDGTAYQFPMGLGLINQFFGKYYSPDEARALIEQQREGKDPEAATNLEERGIALIGKPLYDAFVKHYTAKQWQTDPTELPPEIISRLPVRYTFNNRYFNDTYEGLPVDGYAAWLEKMADHELIDVQLGTDYFDMRDEYEGIPTVYTGPLDRYFDYAEGRLGWRTLDFEREVLATGDFQGTPVMNYNDADVPYTRIHEFRHFHPERSEYPADKTVIVKEYSRFAGEDDEVYYPINTPEDREKLLAYRRLAAAESQDKGVLFGGRLGTYQYLDMHMAIGAALSLFDNHLRPHYEDGELLSQPRGH